A portion of the Cervus elaphus chromosome X, mCerEla1.1, whole genome shotgun sequence genome contains these proteins:
- the LOC122690539 gene encoding LOW QUALITY PROTEIN: melanoma-associated antigen B5-like (The sequence of the model RefSeq protein was modified relative to this genomic sequence to represent the inferred CDS: inserted 1 base in 1 codon), with amino-acid sequence MKDLPSTSFLLEDTSQSSSATGSNSTSQGSSEAPSTTSTFSSTSVTPDEEDTSQDEEDSRSSDVSSSTVNTYSYTQNSMVTLFEQFLLYKYKMKQPIMKEDMLKIIHPRYHDQFAEILKRASEHIEALFAVDLKEVESTIHSYHLVSKLNLHNNGREWDGRGLPKTSFLMIVLGVIFVKGDCAAEEDIWRFLNMMRVYAGRKHFIYGEPRKLITKDVVAMKYLEYRQVASSDPPRYEFLWGPRAHAETSKMKVLEFLAKVNDMVPRAFSSQYEEALRDEEERARATARPGTTVTSXACSMATSSSFSHPY; translated from the exons ATGAAAGATCTTCCCTCTACCTCTTTTCTTTTAGAAGATACTTCACAGAGCTCATCAGCTACTGGGTCAAATAGCACTTCCCAGGGGTCTTCGGAAGCCCCATCTACTACCAGCACTTTTTCAAGTACTTCTGTCACACCTGATGAGGAAGATACCAGTCAAGATGAGGAAGATTCACGTTCCTCCGATGTCTCATCTTCTACTGTGAACACCTACAGTTATACTCAGAACAGCATGGTGACTTTGTTCGAGCAGTTCCTTCTGTataagtataaaatgaagcagccCATCATGAAGGAAGACATGCTGAAGATAATCCACCCAAGATACCATGACCAATTTGCCGAGATTCTCAAGAGAGCCTCTGAACACATCGAGGCTCTCTTTGCAGTTGACTTGAAGGAAGTTGAGTCAACCATCCACTCCTATCACCTTGTCAGCAAACTGAACCTGCACAACAATGGCAGGGAGTGGGATGGTAGGGGCTTACCTAAGACCAGTTTCTTGATGATAGTTCTGGGTGTCATATTCGTGAAGGGTGACTGTGCCGCTGAGGAAGACATCTGGAGATTCTTGAATATGATGCGAGTATATGCTGGGAGAAAACACTTTATCTACGGAGAGCCCAGGAAGCTCATCACCAAAGACGTAGTTGCAATGAAGTACCTCGAGTACCGCCAGGTTGCCAGTAGCGATCCTCCACGTTACGAGTTCCTGTGGGGCCCAAGAGCCCATGCTGAAACCAGCAAAATGAAAGTCTTGGAATTTTTGGCAAAAGTCAATGATATGGTTCCCAGGGCCTTCTCATCACAATATGAAGAAGCTTTGCGAGATGAGGAGGAGAGAGCTCGAGCCACAGCCAGGCCTGGTACGACTGTCACTT AGGCATGTTCCATGGCCACATCCAGCAGCTTCTCCCACCCCTACTGA